One part of the Tenacibaculum sp. 190130A14a genome encodes these proteins:
- a CDS encoding DUF3857 domain-containing protein: MKSTIFIMVLLLSANILAQDQLQLSALFIPQELKENADAVIRNSELIVTVDAIDKLIVREKRTVTVLNKQGKKHVKAYEHYNDDTRITRLSAVVYDALGNKVKKYSKGDFEDVSAIDDNTLYSDSRLKYLEYTPTSYPYTVVFESEYKNGTTGFIPSWFPIRTYNVSVQKSSYTLNNPTHISFRKREKNLEGYTIEQNNTDSNLTYELTNQKAIKPEHYTVNFEDFIPNVAVSFDSFSYKGIKGNAKNWEEFGLWMYDNLIKGRNELSPATIAKIQGLVKDAKTPEEKAKIVYEYVQNKTRYISVQVDIGGWEPIAANKVDAVGYGDCKGLTNYTKALLDAVGVKSHHVIVFGSDKKNVDKDFTALQGNHMILNIPNEKEDIWLECTSQTMPFGFLGDFTDDRDVLVVTPEGGVIKRTPAYKNNNNLQVTKAAIKLLPNKNVIASVERTSYGTQYDDKYQIEDYTKEELNKYYKSYLWDYNNNLDVENIRHTNNKDNVEFTEKLDVKIADFATATEQNYLFKLNVFNRITGIPKKYRNRQNPLEIKRGFTDKDEFIFTIPEGYSINILPENKNITNKFGVYALTFEKIDDATFKYTREFSLKKGVHPKEDYKAYRKFRKTVVKYDNLRTELTKK, from the coding sequence ATGAAGTCCACCATTTTTATAATGGTGCTATTGCTATCTGCCAATATTTTAGCGCAAGACCAATTACAATTATCTGCCCTTTTTATTCCACAAGAATTAAAAGAAAATGCCGATGCTGTTATTCGAAATAGCGAACTTATTGTTACAGTAGATGCTATCGATAAACTTATTGTTAGAGAAAAAAGAACCGTTACTGTTCTTAATAAACAAGGAAAAAAGCACGTAAAGGCTTATGAACATTATAACGATGATACCAGAATTACGCGACTATCTGCAGTTGTTTATGATGCTTTAGGAAACAAGGTTAAAAAATATTCGAAAGGAGATTTTGAAGATGTGAGTGCCATTGATGACAACACCTTGTATTCAGATTCTCGTTTAAAATATTTAGAATACACTCCTACTTCGTATCCATACACCGTAGTATTTGAATCAGAATACAAAAACGGAACTACTGGTTTTATTCCAAGTTGGTTTCCTATTAGAACATATAATGTATCCGTTCAAAAGAGTTCTTATACACTGAACAATCCAACCCATATTTCTTTCAGAAAAAGAGAAAAGAATCTTGAAGGGTATACGATTGAACAAAACAATACCGACTCAAACTTAACGTACGAACTTACCAATCAGAAAGCTATAAAACCTGAGCATTACACGGTAAACTTTGAAGATTTCATTCCAAATGTGGCTGTTTCTTTTGACTCTTTTAGTTATAAAGGAATTAAAGGGAATGCTAAAAACTGGGAAGAGTTTGGTTTATGGATGTACGACAATTTAATCAAAGGAAGAAATGAGTTGTCTCCAGCTACTATAGCTAAAATTCAAGGTCTTGTTAAGGATGCTAAAACCCCTGAAGAAAAAGCAAAAATTGTATATGAATACGTACAAAATAAAACAAGATACATCAGCGTACAGGTTGATATAGGTGGATGGGAACCTATTGCAGCAAACAAAGTAGATGCGGTTGGATATGGAGATTGTAAAGGACTAACCAATTACACCAAAGCATTGTTAGATGCTGTTGGAGTAAAATCTCACCATGTAATTGTTTTTGGTAGTGATAAGAAAAACGTTGATAAAGATTTTACGGCTTTGCAAGGAAACCATATGATCTTAAACATTCCGAATGAAAAAGAAGACATATGGTTAGAATGTACTAGCCAAACAATGCCTTTTGGTTTTTTAGGTGATTTTACAGATGATAGAGATGTATTAGTTGTTACTCCAGAAGGAGGTGTTATTAAAAGAACTCCTGCTTACAAAAACAACAACAATTTACAAGTAACAAAAGCGGCTATCAAACTATTGCCAAACAAAAATGTTATAGCCTCAGTGGAGCGTACGTCTTACGGAACGCAATACGATGACAAATACCAAATAGAAGATTATACAAAGGAAGAACTGAACAAGTACTATAAATCATATTTGTGGGATTATAACAACAATTTAGATGTTGAAAATATTCGCCATACAAACAATAAAGACAACGTTGAATTCACAGAAAAACTTGATGTAAAAATTGCTGACTTTGCTACCGCAACCGAACAGAACTATTTATTTAAACTGAATGTCTTTAACAGAATTACAGGAATTCCAAAGAAGTACAGAAATAGGCAAAATCCTTTAGAAATTAAAAGAGGATTTACCGATAAAGATGAATTTATATTTACAATTCCTGAAGGATATAGCATCAATATATTACCAGAAAACAAAAACATCACCAATAAATTTGGCGTATATGCATTGACTTTTGAAAAAATAGACGATGCTACATTTAAATACACACGAGAGTTTTCCTTAAAAAAAGGAGTTCATCCAAAAGAAGATTACAAAGCTTATAGAAAATTTAGAAAAACAGTAGTAAAGTACGATAACCTCAGAACAGAATTAACGAAAAAATAA
- a CDS encoding DUF3857 domain-containing protein: MKKLLILCAILFTVGSTAQEIKFGKVSKQELEETSYLLDATADAAYLFKKRETYFRFDQQREIFLVETEYHDRIKIYTKEGLDYATKKINYYNPKTGKREEIQSLKAYVFNLEDGKVAKTKLSKKDIFTEQLNKYRSQKKITFPNVKEGSIIDFKYRLSSPYGDIKTLNFQYEIPVVQLDYRVKIPEYYIFNKTSKGFYNVPIRESSKRDQISFRGGGNLAHNAKIYKFTQKNIPALKDDEPYSGNLNNYRGGMEFELAGTRFPGSTYKNIATTWKDVCKTIYESPSFGDELKRTNHFKNDLLPLIANVKNDFEKTAMVFQFVKSKIKWNEYHGYSVDEGVKKAYKEGVGNVAEINLNLTSMLRAAGLNANPVLVSTRDHGVPLFPTRDGFNYVITKVNYPSGSYILLDATDPYSFFNTLPFRALNWYGRELLENGFSREVKLVPSKHATENNILNVKIDDLGEAQGMYMRSLDGHVAMFSRQKNNLKKEEDLITAIEEKHNIEIEDFKISNKDNLSKSLTQRLKFTSEDLVEEINGKLYFSSFLFLGSTENPFKSEKRNFPIEFGMPWKDKFSIAISIPNGYTVESYPKELAIGLPDNLGFFKYKALVQGNKIKISAITQLNTNMIAPQYYTEVKEFYKQMVEKQTEKIVLVKSELNSGESKN; encoded by the coding sequence ATGAAAAAATTATTAATCCTATGTGCTATACTTTTTACAGTAGGAAGTACGGCGCAAGAAATAAAATTTGGAAAAGTTTCAAAACAAGAATTAGAAGAGACTTCTTATCTCCTAGATGCAACAGCAGATGCCGCGTATTTGTTTAAAAAGAGAGAAACATATTTTAGATTTGATCAACAACGAGAAATATTTTTAGTTGAAACTGAATATCATGATCGAATTAAAATATATACCAAAGAAGGGTTGGATTATGCCACCAAAAAAATAAATTACTACAATCCTAAAACTGGAAAAAGAGAAGAAATTCAGTCGTTAAAAGCTTATGTTTTTAATTTAGAAGATGGTAAGGTGGCTAAAACAAAATTATCTAAAAAAGATATTTTTACAGAACAATTGAATAAATACAGAAGCCAAAAGAAAATTACATTTCCTAATGTTAAAGAAGGAAGTATTATTGACTTTAAATATCGATTGTCATCTCCATATGGGGATATTAAAACATTAAACTTCCAATATGAAATTCCTGTAGTACAGTTAGACTATAGAGTAAAGATTCCTGAATATTATATTTTCAATAAAACATCTAAAGGATTTTATAACGTTCCTATTAGAGAATCTAGTAAAAGAGATCAAATTAGTTTTAGGGGAGGTGGAAATTTAGCTCATAATGCGAAAATTTACAAATTCACTCAAAAAAACATTCCAGCCTTAAAAGATGATGAACCATACTCTGGTAATCTAAACAATTATAGAGGAGGTATGGAGTTTGAACTTGCAGGAACTCGCTTTCCTGGATCAACTTATAAAAACATAGCCACAACCTGGAAAGATGTTTGTAAAACCATTTATGAATCTCCAAGTTTCGGTGATGAATTGAAGAGAACAAACCACTTTAAAAACGATTTATTACCATTGATTGCCAATGTAAAAAATGATTTTGAAAAGACTGCCATGGTATTTCAGTTTGTAAAATCTAAAATAAAGTGGAATGAATACCATGGATACTCTGTAGATGAAGGAGTAAAAAAAGCCTATAAAGAAGGGGTAGGAAATGTAGCAGAAATAAATCTTAACCTAACTTCAATGTTACGTGCTGCCGGACTTAATGCCAATCCTGTATTAGTAAGTACTAGAGATCATGGTGTTCCATTATTTCCAACAAGAGATGGTTTTAACTATGTAATTACCAAAGTTAATTACCCTAGCGGTAGTTATATTTTGTTAGATGCCACAGACCCATATTCTTTCTTTAACACACTTCCTTTTAGAGCTTTAAACTGGTACGGAAGAGAACTTTTAGAAAATGGATTTTCTCGTGAAGTGAAATTAGTTCCATCTAAACACGCTACAGAAAATAACATTTTAAATGTAAAAATTGATGATTTAGGAGAAGCACAAGGAATGTATATGAGATCTTTAGATGGTCATGTAGCGATGTTTTCTCGTCAAAAAAACAACTTAAAAAAAGAAGAAGATCTCATTACTGCTATTGAAGAAAAGCATAATATTGAAATTGAAGATTTTAAAATTTCAAACAAAGACAATCTTTCAAAAAGCTTAACACAAAGATTAAAGTTTACTAGTGAAGATTTAGTAGAAGAAATTAATGGAAAACTTTATTTCTCTTCGTTCTTATTCCTAGGAAGTACAGAGAATCCATTTAAATCAGAGAAAAGAAACTTCCCTATTGAATTTGGAATGCCTTGGAAAGATAAATTTTCTATAGCCATTAGCATTCCTAATGGATATACAGTTGAATCATACCCAAAAGAATTGGCAATTGGATTACCAGACAACTTAGGTTTTTTTAAATACAAAGCCTTAGTACAAGGAAATAAAATTAAAATCTCTGCCATAACTCAATTGAATACGAATATGATTGCCCCTCAATACTATACAGAAGTAAAAGAATTTTATAAGCAAATGGTTGAGAAGCAAACAGAAAAAATTGTATTAGTAAAAAGCGAATTAAACTCTGGAGAAAGTAAAAACTAA
- a CDS encoding DUF3857 domain-containing protein has protein sequence MRHLFFILFLFVFTNGFSQKRKSSRTGNVAIDELTMKQYSKDTTATAVVLYEHGNYYINENKNYNNTTDYYFKIKILKKEGVAKATIEIPLYEKETIHDIKGITYNLSEGNSIQKTHLLDSKIYTKDINKHWKEVTFTLPNIKVGSVIEYVYSVTSPYSQIDDWFFQSDIPKAQSDFTAAILGNYKYNVRMVGFLKLKRDNPSVKRGCINIPGLGEGGCLLLDYSMENIPVFKEEDYMLSKDNFLSKLAFDLKSYTSPKGLVKKYTKTWKDADRSLKLDFLDNQSTKKKFFKKQLDPAILSNANELEKATQIYQFIQRHFTWNDKYWPSKKVRVKEAFQNRSGNIFDINLALYNSLQAANIESYLVLTSTRNRAIPTRLHPIVNDFNYLLVKTIINEKTYFLDASSSYVPFGLVRYNALNGDGRVMDFKKGSYWEPIQLNKKTYKNIKTQLAFNEDGELTGNLTIATDGYFAVNERAKIHSKGDDTYIEDFESKYPNLSVEDFKFRNLKQNSKPLHQVYKVTFDEIDLSNDHIRINPFLIDKSTRNPFKLDKREYPVDYGYPSKNSYLLSLKIPSGFAVKELPQNKAFSLPNNGGRYRLVFSKTDDKINIYAQTSIHKKLYSTEEYHYLKEFYKQIISSQDVFIEFEKVNK, from the coding sequence ATGAGACATTTATTCTTCATACTTTTTTTATTTGTTTTTACCAATGGATTTTCTCAGAAAAGGAAATCGAGTAGAACAGGAAATGTGGCTATAGATGAGCTTACAATGAAACAATATTCTAAAGATACAACGGCTACAGCCGTTGTTCTTTATGAACATGGGAACTACTATATAAATGAAAACAAAAACTATAATAATACTACCGACTATTATTTTAAAATAAAGATTTTAAAAAAAGAAGGAGTTGCAAAGGCTACTATAGAAATTCCTTTATATGAAAAAGAGACTATTCATGATATCAAAGGAATTACTTATAATCTTTCTGAAGGTAATTCCATTCAGAAAACTCATTTATTAGACAGTAAAATTTACACAAAAGACATAAACAAACATTGGAAAGAAGTAACCTTTACCCTACCCAATATAAAAGTTGGAAGCGTAATTGAATATGTATATTCAGTAACCTCTCCCTACTCTCAAATAGATGATTGGTTTTTTCAATCAGATATTCCAAAAGCTCAAAGCGATTTTACTGCAGCTATTTTAGGAAACTACAAATACAATGTTAGAATGGTTGGCTTTTTAAAACTAAAAAGAGATAACCCATCCGTTAAAAGAGGCTGTATTAATATACCTGGTTTAGGTGAAGGAGGTTGCTTGTTATTAGATTACAGTATGGAAAATATTCCTGTTTTTAAGGAAGAAGACTATATGTTAAGTAAAGACAACTTTCTATCTAAACTAGCTTTTGATTTAAAATCATATACAAGTCCCAAAGGTCTAGTAAAAAAGTATACTAAAACATGGAAAGATGCTGATAGAAGTTTAAAGTTAGATTTTTTAGACAATCAAAGCACTAAAAAAAAGTTCTTTAAAAAACAATTAGATCCGGCCATTCTTTCCAATGCAAATGAATTGGAAAAAGCAACACAGATTTATCAATTTATACAACGTCATTTTACTTGGAATGATAAATACTGGCCATCAAAAAAGGTAAGAGTTAAAGAAGCTTTCCAAAACAGATCAGGTAATATTTTTGATATAAACTTAGCCTTGTATAATTCTTTACAAGCTGCCAATATTGAAAGCTATTTAGTACTTACTTCAACAAGAAATAGAGCCATCCCGACAAGATTACACCCAATTGTAAATGATTTTAATTATTTACTAGTTAAAACTATTATCAACGAGAAAACTTATTTCCTTGATGCTTCTAGTAGTTATGTACCATTTGGTTTAGTTCGATACAATGCTTTAAATGGAGATGGTAGAGTAATGGACTTTAAAAAAGGAAGTTATTGGGAACCTATTCAACTCAACAAAAAAACATATAAAAACATTAAAACGCAATTAGCTTTTAATGAAGATGGTGAACTTACTGGAAACTTAACTATAGCAACCGATGGTTATTTTGCAGTGAACGAAAGAGCCAAAATACACTCGAAAGGAGATGATACTTACATTGAAGATTTTGAATCTAAATATCCAAACTTGTCAGTTGAAGATTTTAAATTTAGAAACCTTAAGCAGAATAGTAAACCGTTACATCAGGTATATAAAGTTACCTTTGATGAAATAGACTTAAGTAATGATCATATTAGAATTAACCCTTTCTTGATTGATAAAAGTACAAGAAACCCATTTAAATTGGATAAAAGAGAATATCCTGTAGATTATGGTTACCCAAGTAAAAACTCGTACTTATTATCCTTAAAAATTCCAAGTGGATTTGCTGTAAAGGAACTTCCTCAAAACAAAGCGTTTTCTTTACCTAATAATGGGGGAAGATATCGTTTAGTATTCAGCAAAACAGACGATAAAATTAATATCTACGCGCAAACTAGCATTCACAAAAAACTTTATAGTACTGAAGAATATCATTATTTAAAAGAATTTTACAAGCAAATTATAAGCTCTCAAGATGTTTTTATTGAATTTGAAAAGGTGAACAAATAA